A single Pangasianodon hypophthalmus isolate fPanHyp1 chromosome 27, fPanHyp1.pri, whole genome shotgun sequence DNA region contains:
- the selenow1 gene encoding selenoprotein W, 1 encodes MGVKIHVIYCGAUGYRPKFTKLKTLLEDEFPGDLEITSEGTPTTTGWFEVQVNGVLVHSKKNGDGFVDNDQKLARIVRAIEKALGK; translated from the exons ATGGGGGTCAAAATACATGTCATTTACTG tgGTGCATGAGGGTACAGGCCCAAG ttCACCAAACTCAAGACATTGCTTGAGGATGAATTTCCAGGCGACCTTGAGATT ACAAGCGAGGGCACTCCCACAACAACTGGCTGGTTTGAGGTGCAGGTGAATGGCGTCCTGGTGCACTCGAAGAAG AATGGGGACGGCTTTGTGGACAACGATCAGAAGCTTGCCAGGATTGTGAGAGCCATTGAGAAAGCCTTAGGCAAATGA